In a single window of the Anabas testudineus chromosome 19, fAnaTes1.2, whole genome shotgun sequence genome:
- the LOC113156183 gene encoding histone H1.0-B → MAETSAAPAKAKKASKPKKPASHPKYSDMIKAAIVHDASRSGASRQSIQKYVRKNYKVGDNADVQIKMALKRLVASGMLRHTKGIGASGSFRLTKPEDSKKSTKAPAPAKPKKAAKPSKPKKAAKPKKVPKTPEKPKKAAAKKVKKVAKKATPAKGKKAPAKKAKVAKPKAKPAKKAAKPKAKTPKKAAKSAKKK, encoded by the coding sequence ATGGCAGAGACGTCGGCAGCTCCAGCCAAGGCCAAAAAAGCATCCAAACCCAAGAAACCTGCTTCTCATCCCAAGTACTCGGATATGATCAAAGCGGCCATCGTGCACGACGCCAGCCGGAGTGGAGCGTCCCGTCAGTCCATCCAGAAGTACGTGAGGAAGAACTACAAGGTGGGCGACAATGCCGATGTGCAGATTAAAATGGCCCTGAAGAGGCTGGTGGCATCCGGGATGCTGCGCCACACCAAAGGCATCGGTGCGTCCGGATCCTTCAGGCTGACCAAACCTGAGGACTCCAAAAAGTCCACCAAGGCGCCGGCACCTGCCAAACCCAAGAAGGCAGCGAAGCCCTCCAAACCCAAGAAGGCGGCCAAGCCCAAGAAGGTCCCCAAGACGCCGGAGAAACCCAAGAAGGCAGCTGCAAAGAAAGTGAAGAAGGTCGCGAAAAAGGCGACACCGGCGAAAGGCAAAAAGGCACCAGCCAAGAAAGCCAAGGTGGCCAAACCCAAGGCGAAACCAGCAAAGAAGGCAGCCAAGCCCAAGGCAAAGACGCCCAAAAAGGCAGCCAAGTCAGCaaaaaagaagtaa
- the rhot2 gene encoding mitochondrial Rho GTPase 2, whose amino-acid sequence MKQDVRILLLGEPKVGKTSLIMSLVGEEFPEEVPPRAEEITIPADVTPEKVPTHIVDYSEKEQSDEVLRGEIIKANVVCVVYDVTNEDTIDKIKTKWIPLVNGGAEKGNKVPIILVGNKSDLRCGSSMETILPIMNQFSEIETCVECSAKNLKNISELFYYAQKAVLHPTAPLYDPEDKQLKPLCVRALTRIFYISDQDNDRILSDAELNRFQKSCFGNPLAPQALEDVKTVVWKNTSDGVQDNGLTLNGFLFLNTLFIQRGRHETTWTILRKFGYDDNLELTDDYLYPELRVSVGCTTELNHLGHQFLQQLFNKYDEDKDSALSPTELRNLFCVCPYMPWGAEVYVTVPTTDEGYITNHGYLCQWTLSAYLDIHRCLEHLGYLGYPILTEQESQTAAITVTRDKEVDLEKHQTQRSVFLCKVIGPRGTGKTAFLQAFVGHNAVNKGKPNSAFSPYAINTVHVSNQEKYLILNEVDVEAEFLKASDANCDVACLMYDTSDPHSFDYCASIYKQHYMESKIPCVLVASKVDVPEVKQFHGMTPAEFCYKHRLPPPLPFSSLFLDSSSKNIYTRLALAAMYPHLNGSDMSNTSFWLRVALGSAVVAVLGFAIYRAVARLK is encoded by the exons ATGAAACAAGACGTCAGGATACTTTTACTGGGGGAGC CCAAGGTGGGGAAGACTTCACTCATCATGTCTTTGGTTGGAGAGGAGTTCCCAGAAGAG GTTCCCCCCAGAGCTGAAGAGATCACCATCCCAGCTGATGTGACCCCAGAGAAAGTGCCCACACACATAGTGGACTACTCAG aaaaagaacagagTGATGAAGTCCTTAGAGGTGAAATCATCAAG GCTAATGTGGTGTGTGTCGTGTATGATGTCACCAACGAGGATACAATAGACAAG aTCAAAACTAAATGGATACCTTTAGTAAATGGAGGTGCAGAGAAAGGGAACAA GGTTCCCATTATCCTTGTGGGAAACAAGTCAGATCTGCGCTGTGGGAGCTCAATGGAAACCATTCTTCCCATCATGAACCAGTTCTCGGAGATTGAGACATGTGTTGAG TGTTCTGCAAAGAActtgaaaaacatttcagagcTGTTCTACTATGCACAGAAGGCAGTTCTTCACCCCACTGCCCCACTTTATGACCCAGAAGACAAACAG CTTAAACCACTGTGTGTCCGAGCCCTTACCAGAATATTCTATATTTCGGACCAGGACAATGACCGTATCCTCAGTGACGCTGAACTTAACAGATTTCAG AAATCTTGTTTTGGGAATCCTCTGGCACCTCAAGCATTAGAAGATGTGAAAACTGTAGTTTGGAAGAACACCAGCGATGGAGTGCAGGACAATGGCCTGACCCTAAATG GTTTCTTATTTCTCAACACGTTATTTATCCAGAGGGGCCGACATGAAACCACATGGACCATCCTCAGGAAGTTTGGTTACGATGACAACCTTGAGCTGACTGATGATTATCTTTACCCAGA ACTACGAGTTTCTGTCGGCTGCACCACAGAACTTAATCATTTAGGTCACCAGTTCCTCCAGCAACTGTTTAACAAGTATGATGAA GATAAAGACTCTGCTCTGTCACCGACAGAGCTTAGGaacttgttttgtgtgtgtccttacATGCCATGGGGTGCAGAAGTATATGTGACGGTTCCAACCACTGATGAGGGCTACATCACTAATCATGGCTACCTTTGCCAGTGGAC GCTTTCTGCATATCTTGACATCCATCGTTGCTTGGAGCACCTAGGATATCTAGGCTATCCTATCCTCACTGAGCAGGAGTCACAGACTGCAGCaatcacag TGACACGGGACAAAGAGGTGGACCTGGAGAAGCACCAGACACAGCggtcagtgtttctctgcaaGGTGATCGGACCGAGAGGGACAGGCAAGACAGCCTTTCTCCAGGCTTTTGTGGGCCACAACGCTGTG AATAAGGGGAAACCAAACAGTGCCTTCTCTCCATATGCCATAAACACTGTCCATGTCAGTAACCAGGAGAAGTACCTTATT CTCAATGAAGTAGATGTGGAGGCAGAGTTTCTGAAGGCATCAGATGCCAACTGTGACGTTGCTTGTCTAATGTATGATACCAGTGACCCACATTCCTTCGACTACTGTGCCAGTATATACAAG cAACACTACATGGAGAGCAAAATCCCATGTGTGTTGGTCGCCTCCAAGGTGGACGTCCCTGAAGTCAAACAGTTCCACGGAATGACTCCAGCTGAGTTCTGCTATAAACACCGCCTGCCTCCGCCGCTGCCCTTCTCCAGCCTGTTTCTTGACTCCAGCAGCAAGAACATCTACACCAGGCTAGCCTTGGCAGCCATGTACCC ACACCTGAACGGTTCAGACATGAGCAATACATCCTTCTGGTTGAGGGTTGCGTTGGGCTCGGCTGTGGTTGCAGTTCTGGGCTTTGCCATCTACAGAGCTGTTGCTAGACTAAAATGA